CTGCCAGCTTGGGCGGAGCGACAGGGCGGAATCGGTCTTCTCGGAGATGATCGATCGAGGCTTTGACAAGTGTGTGGTTGCATATGGTAACATGATCTCCATGTATGGGAAGATCAGTAGAGCGTCGGACGCGATGAGGCTGCTTGctgtgatgaagaagaaggggTGCGAGCCTAATATCTGGGTGTACAACTCCCTCCTGGACATGCACGGAAGACTCGGGAATTCGAGGCAGGCTGAGAAGATCTGGAAGGAGATGATGCGCCGCAAGATTCAGCCTGACAGGATCAGCTACACCGCGATCATCAACGCGTTCAACCGGTCAGGAGAACTGGACCGGTGCATGGATTTGTACCAGGAGTTCAGGGAGACAGGAGGAAAGGTGGACACGGCCCTGGCTGGGCTCATGGTAGGGGTGTTCTCTAAATGCAGCCGATTCAACGAGCTCATCGAGCTTCTGAAGGATATGCAAGGCACACGACTGGACAGGAGGCTGTACCTGACCGTGTTGAGGAGCCTCCGAGACGCCGGGCTGGAGGTCCATGTGAAGTGGCTCCAAACTAATTTCAGTTTCGTGGAAGAGAAAACCTGATGGATCCATGAGTTATCTGTGCTGTTCATCTTCAGCACCGAAGCATCGCGACGATCGGGTATCTGCAAAAACATTGCTCTGTACATCGACAGAAAAAATGGGTAAATATTTGCTTGCCTCAATGCGCTTTGTCGAAACTATATGCTTATGCTGCTGGCTTCCAACCGCCATTGTAAATGTATTCTGGGAGATACACCTTTGTACCAGTAATGATCTGATTACAGATTTATTGGATAAGTTGCATTGCTCAGTAGATCTGCATTTGCCAGATTTATTGAACTCACTTGTAATATAGCCCTCTTCGGCAAATGTAACTTTTGCATCAGTACTGAACTTTGTACATTTCTTCAGCGCTTAACATCTTTTCGAATCTCTGAGATAAGAAGTTGTCGGCGGTGTATATTTTCAGCGATTATGCTCATCTCCTTCTAGATTGATTCACCCACATCTTTCAGCCAAAACATCAGTATATTCTAGACCATCTAGTTTCTTTTGAATCTGTAGTCCGCACAGTTATTGTGGAATGGGCTGTGATCAACAAGAacaagtaaaaagaaaaaacagaagaaaaacATTCGAAGCCTTCACGCAGCTGGTGATTGGCACAGCAGATCGTCGCAACGACTGCAAACCATTTGACGGTATACCGGTTAACATGCCATGCTGATCGACACTGAACTCCTCATCGGAAGCAGATGGTTGCAAGCCATGGCTAGTACGTCACAGGCGACACGAGCATTCCCTTGTTACTACCCGTGCACGTCGCCGTGTCAAAGCCCAAGCAGCCGCTGTTCGCTGCCGCCAGGAGCACCACATCTTCGCCGACGTCGTCCGCCTCCGTCCACCGCCCATCAGAGCCTAGCCGGAAGACAGCCAGCtacccggcgccgccgccgccgctccacgtTGCCAACAGCAGCGGCTCGTGCCCACAACCACCACGGCGCTGGACGAGGCACCGGCCGTCCCACGTGTGCGCCAGGGCGTGGAGCCTGTCCCGGCGCGTGGGCACCTCACGCAGCGGCGAGACGAGGTCGAACACCGCGACGCGCCCGTGGTGGCTGACGAGGTGGAACAAGCCGCTCTGGCACGCCACGTCGACGGCCGCGAAGGCTCCCGCCGGGCACGCGAGGGGCGTCCACGACGCGTCCGTCGGCCTGCAGaacaccgcctcctcctcggcgccgagGAGGACAACCACCGTGCacccgccgtcgacgacggaCGGGTCCGACGACAGCGCAGCGACGCGCACCTCCCGCTGGAGCAGAGGGCGGCGCAGGCTGCGGTACGCGCAGTCCTCCCACCTCTCCCTCGCGCCGCGCTCCATGAACCGCGGCGGCGCCAGGGCCTCGCCGCGGCGCATCAGGGGCGGGAGCTGGACGCGCTCCCGCGTGGCCCGGTTGAGCAGCCACACGTCGGGCCACCGCTCGAGGACGAGCCAGCCGTGCGACGAGCCACAGCACCGCTTGCCTCTCGTGTCCGGCAGGTCAATCTCGTGCACGGTGCCGTCGGAGGCGTCCAAGAAGCCCCTGACGCAGCTCTCGCTGCATGGGTCGTAGGGGAGCATCAGCCATGGCGGCCTCGACCTTGGGCGCAAGAAAGATCTCCACGACTTGcacacggcgcggaggcggacgtAGTCCTTGATGCCAGCCGTCCTCTGCGCCACATTGTCCAGGAGATCGTCAGGAAGTTGAGCCCAACCGGAAGCCATTGAAGATTTGAAGCTGACTAGCTGAGCACTGCATTACTTGGTACTGTTGATGTAAGGAACCAGTTCCTTATAAGGAACCAATTCGTGACCGCTGTTTTGTCGAGGACATGATTTAATCTTGAAACAGACACGGTGCTGAGAAAACGTGAAACACCAATTTGGATGGCATGTTAGTGCTGATATTTGTCGTTCGGCTTGTCAAAGACCAGTCGACGGAGTGGCGGCATTTCTTGGTTAGAGGATGCGTGTATATTTGCTCGACCGGCGCTGACTTGGCAGTGGgctgctccctctccctccgATAATAGTACGTGTCATTTTAGAAGCTGTGCAGTCAAGTATGAGATAACTTTGAtcataatctatctatctatctatctatctatctatttatctatctattatattattaaagggataaaaaaaagagcatccacgttcgctctcatggtctagaaattctcacattaatcggagaaaaagaaaagacagaatccatagaaatacaatttagaaatagctgaaattcggaattaaaaaataaggaatattagaagagaagactagagtccatatagaaatacaatttagaaatagctgaaattcggaattaaaaaataaggaatattagaagtagagtatagagtccatatagaaatacaattaggaaataatagaaattcggaattaaaaaataaggaatattagaagagaagactagagtccatataaaaatacaattaggaaataactgaaattcagaattaaaaataaggaatattagaagtagagtatagagtccatataatacaattaggaaataatagaaattcgaaattaaaaaataaggaatattagaacaggagactagagtccatatagaaatacaattaggaaataatagaaattaagaattaaaaataaagaatattataagtagagtatatagtccatataggaatttaaaactaactaaaattcggaataaaaaagagcctccacgttcgctctcatgaccttgaaattctcacattaattggagaaaaataaaaagcagagtccatatagaaatagaatttagaaatagctgaaattcggaattaaaaaataaggaatattagaagaggagactagagtccatatagaaatacaattaggaaataactgaaattcagaattaaaaataaggaatattagaagtagagtacacaggacatatagaaatacaattaagaaaaaaaatagaaattcggaattaaaaaataaggaatattagaggtagagtatagagtccatataaaaatttaaaactaactaaaatttggaataaacataataaaatgaaaggtagtgtttagagtccgtataaaaatacaatttacaaataactaaaattcaaaattaagaaaaacatgacaagaagagtttaaagtcaatataggaatacaatttagaagtaactgaaattcagaattaaaaattaaagaatattgaaagatgagtttagagtccacatagaaatacaattagaaataataaaaatttagaattaaaaaaagaaatattaacaGACGAGtcaagagtccatataggaatatatataatttacaaataactaaaatttgatattaaaaataattaataactaacacgtatataaaatacaatatgaatattacacattagtagttttgtaaagttattgcaaaatttaaaattatgttgtcattgtaatatattttaataatataatgagaaaatatatatgctattatatgagagaaaatataataatgctagccgcgcaatctgcgcgggccaccatgctagttatattattaaaacaggcTTGAAAGGAGACAACAcattcgctgtgggggctagaaattcccacattaatcgaagaaaaagaaaagaattggACCGTCT
This window of the Oryza sativa Japonica Group chromosome 4, ASM3414082v1 genome carries:
- the LOC9268846 gene encoding uncharacterized protein, which translates into the protein MASGWAQLPDDLLDNVAQRTAGIKDYVRLRAVCKSWRSFLRPRSRPPWLMLPYDPCSESCVRGFLDASDGTVHEIDLPDTRGKRCCGSSHGWLVLERWPDVWLLNRATRERVQLPPLMRRGEALAPPRFMERGARERWEDCAYRSLRRPLLQREVRVAALSSDPSVVDGGCTVVVLLGAEEEAVFCRPTDASWTPLACPAGAFAAVDVACQSGLFHLVSHHGRVAVFDLVSPLREVPTRRDRLHALAHTWDGRCLVQRRGGCGHEPLLLATWSGGGGAG